CCCGGAAGACGCGTACCGGTGTTTTATGCGCACGGAGATGGACTACCTGGTGATGGGGGACTTTCTCTTCGACAAAAAGTCCCAACCCCCCTGGCAGGAAGAAAAAGACTGGCGGGAGACGTACGAGTTGGATTAGGCTTTCCGGCAGCTAATAGCGCAGGCGAGTGACCCAAATAAGGGCATTATATATCAAAACATGGTAACCCATAGGAGAGCCCACTTCAGAAGCGATAAACCATATTGCTTGTCATTGTAGTCTTCAGACACATCTAACCCCCGCCGCCTTAAGTCCGAGAGGGTGGTTGTCGCGTTCAAAGAGTATTAATCCCACCCCCCCCATCTTTATTCCAGACAACAAAGATTTTACCATCCTGAAAAAGTTCAAAAGTTTAATCGAGACAGATATTTTTGACCCCCGTAAACCCTATTTTGGCCCCTCTCTTGTTTGGAGACCAAGCAAGAATGTCAGCCAGGAGATCCGGGCGCCGCGCCTTTTTCAGAAACCGCTCCAGGTTGTTTTTGGAGATTGATAAGAGCCCCCACACCTCCTCCCGGGAAAGCCCGGCTTCTAAAAGGCGGGCGGTAATAGCCCGGGCGTCGAAATCATACGTGAGGTAAGGCGTTTCACCATACACCAGGTTTCCCACCGGCACCGGTCCATTGACCTTAACCCACTCCTTAAGGCGAGAAGACAGCTCTTTTTCCATCTTTTGGAGGGTAAGGAGCAAGGTTGCAGCCGTCTCAGCTTGCTTTCTGGTAGCAGGCGCCATAATATCTGGGGAAATCAACGCTCCAGCCATTACCGGGCAATGGGCGGTGACCCCGCATAGGCCGCAAAAGGAGCCGGGGGTGGGCTCAAAGTCTTGATCCCCTTCAATCCACCTGATCTTGTCTTTGAGGATGTGAGGCACCTCATCGAGATCATGGGCGTTCAAGAGTACTTCCTGCTCGCGGCCATAGCGGAGAAAATGCTGCCTGAGGAGGATTTCCCGGCTATCTGGCAAAACCGCTTGTTTGAGGCCCCAGCCATAGATTCGCAGTTGCAAGTCTTTCTGGATGTCCGCCGGCATCTTTCGGCCACTCTTCCAGTCAATGACCACCACAAGGTCTCCTTGCTGGAAAAACCAGTCCAGCACCATGCGGAAATAAGCCTTTGCATAGAAGAACTCGCAAGGCTGCCAATCCCGGTCAAAGGCTAATCTATGCTCAACCCCATTATGCTCCAGACCTGGGGGCAAAATAAAAGAGTTGTAAAATCTCTGCCAGATCTGAGATACATCCGGCGGGGCGCCTTCGTGGTTGATCCCTTCCGCCCATTGCCAATCGGTTTGCCGATTTTGGCTGATTAAACGTTTAAGGTATTCAGCAATGAGGGAGTGGAGTATTTGCCCGGTTATCATAGCCTCGTTAGGCACCCGGGGCAGCCGGTCCAAGACAATCTTCTTATAGGCCCAGGGGCAATGGGCATACAGTTCCAGCCGAGAAAAGGAGTATGAACTTTGGTCCTTTTTTGCCATTGATGCGGCTCCTCTTATCCATCCTAGGTCATCAGACCGGGCTCCCGCCAGGGAGCCCGGTTGTAAGGACGGGAAATTTAAAGTTTCTCCGAGAAAGAAGTGGGATGTAAACGAGGGGTACTACCCAAGAGGAAGGAGGTCAAAAGAATCTTCGGAAATCCTCCATGGTCTTTCAGATTAAAATAACTGAGTTTTGTCCTCGCTCACATTCTCCGCAGGCGGGGGAGCAGGTTGCAGGTTCTCTTTAGGCCCGGTTCGGCGTCGCCGTTTGGTTGACGTGGGCTTGGCGGCCTGGCCCTTAGAGTTGCCTTCATCCCCCGCACTCATATCCCTCTCTAAAGGCAGCGCCACAACTCCATGAGGTGGTTCCACGTCAATCATGCCAGGGGGTGGCTCCCAGGTGACTGGAACCATCTCTAATTCTGTCGGCGTTAGAGGATTGAACCCTAACCCTTCTTGAGTTTTCGGGAACCCCTCAGTGGGTAAAGGCGCCGAGTCCTTTTCAGTATCAGTGGAGGGGGCTTTTCTCTTTCCTTCCGGATTGTCAGTCCGGCTTTGCGGGAGGTTGGCCTCCAGAACCACTCCTTCGGGATAGAACTCTTCCTGCACCTCCCGCATCTCCTCTGGAGTCTCGGCCAGTTGCTCCAGGGCTCTCCGGGCTTCAGCCTCAATCTGGTCCATCCTGGCCTTGTGCTCGGCTC
This region of Desulfomonile tiedjei genomic DNA includes:
- a CDS encoding PD-(D/E)XK nuclease family protein, whose amino-acid sequence is MAKKDQSSYSFSRLELYAHCPWAYKKIVLDRLPRVPNEAMITGQILHSLIAEYLKRLISQNRQTDWQWAEGINHEGAPPDVSQIWQRFYNSFILPPGLEHNGVEHRLAFDRDWQPCEFFYAKAYFRMVLDWFFQQGDLVVVIDWKSGRKMPADIQKDLQLRIYGWGLKQAVLPDSREILLRQHFLRYGREQEVLLNAHDLDEVPHILKDKIRWIEGDQDFEPTPGSFCGLCGVTAHCPVMAGALISPDIMAPATRKQAETAATLLLTLQKMEKELSSRLKEWVKVNGPVPVGNLVYGETPYLTYDFDARAITARLLEAGLSREEVWGLLSISKNNLERFLKKARRPDLLADILAWSPNKRGAKIGFTGVKNICLD